The following proteins are encoded in a genomic region of Parus major isolate Abel chromosome 20, Parus_major1.1, whole genome shotgun sequence:
- the IFT52 gene encoding intraflagellar transport protein 52 homolog: protein MESGPRNAIVFNASKGESFTPAGGYKALRKRLRGSWKVLSLKDEITSERLFGVKLWITAGPREKFSADEFSVLKKFLEDGGAILVMLREGGESRNGTNINFLLEEYGIIFNNDAVVRNVYYKYYHPKEALISDGVLNRGISEAAKKTVLDTTDEDGRGRDSQALSFVYPFGATLNVMKPAVAILSTGSVCFPLNRPILAFYQHENKGGKMAALGSSHMFNDQYLDKEENGKIMDVLFQWLTTSDIHLNQMDMEDPEISDYTVLPDTAALSEQLRVCLQEGEENPRDFTKLFDTSLYQLDTTALPSVIKAYEELNVKHEPLQLIQPEFETPLPVLQPAVFPPAFRELPPPALELFDLDETFSSEKARLAEITNKCTDDDLEFYVRKCSDILGVTSELPKDKQDAKYILEHIFFQVVEFKKLNQEHDTDPSEAGFQNGT from the exons ATGGAGAGCGGCCCGCGCAATGCCATAGTGTTCAACGCCTCCAAGGGCGAGAGCTTCACGCCGGCCGGCGGCTACAAGGCCCTGCGGAAGAGGCTGCGCGGCAGCTGGAAGGTGCTGAG CTTAAAAGATGAGATCACATCTGAGAGACTGTTCGGGGTGAAATTGTGGATTACAGCAGGACCAAGAGAGAAATTCAGTGCTGATGAG ttttctgttctgaagaAATTCCTGGAGGATGGTGGGGCTATCCTGGTGATGCTGAGAGAAGGTGGAGAGTCCCGGAATGGCACAAATATTAACTTTTTGTTAGAAGAATATGGAATCATTTTCAATAATG atGCTGTAGTACGAAATGTGTATTACAAGTACTACCACCCAAAAGAAGCACTCATCTCTGATGGAGTTTTGAACAG GGGAATCAGTgaagctgcaaagaaaacagtgcTTGATACAACAGATGAAGATGGAAGGGGCCGTGACTCACA AGCCCTCAGCTTTGTTTATCCTTTTGGAGCCACACTGAATGTGATGAAGCCAGCAGTGGCAATTCTGTCCACAGGATCTGTGTGCTTCCCCCTCAACAGGCCTATCCTGGCTTTCTATCAGCATGAG AATAAAGGTGGAAAGATGGCAGCCCTGGGATCTTCCCACATGTTCAACGACCAGTATttagataaagaagaaaatggtaaGATCATG GATGTGCTTTTCCAATGGCTCACAACATCAGATATCCACTTAAACCAGATGGATATGGAGGACCCTGAG ATTTCAGATTACACCGTGCTCCCAGACACGGCCGCGCTCTCCGAGCAGCTGCGGGTCTgcctgcaggaaggagaggagaacCCAAGAGACTTCACAAAGCTGTTTGATACATCCCTCTATCAGCTGGACACAACTGCCCTCCCTTCAGTTATCAA AGCTTATGAAGAACTGAATGTGAAACATGAACCTCTCCAGCTCATTCAGCCTGAATTTGAGACTCCACTACCTGTTCTCCAGCCAGCT GTTTTTCCACCTGCTTTCAGAGAAttgcctcctcctgctctggaatTGTTTGATTTGGATGAAACCTTTTCCTCTGAGAAAGCACGTCTTGCAGAGATCACAAACAAAT GCACTGACGATGACCTGGAGTTTTACGTGCGGAAATGCAGTGACATCCTGGGAGTGACGAGTGAACTCCCAAAGGACAAGCAAGATGCCAAATATATCCTGGAGCACATCTTCTTCCAAGTGGTTGAGTTTAAGAAACTGAATCAG GAACACGATACTGACCCAAGTGAAGCTGGATTCCAGAACGGTACCTGA
- the MYBL2 gene encoding myb-related protein B, translated as MLVSHYGQNDWKFLASHFPNRSDQQCQYRWLRVLNPDLVKGPWTKEEDQKVIELVKKYGTKQWTLIAKHLKGRLGKQCRERWHNHLNPEVKKSSWTEEEDRIIFEAHKVLGNRWAEIAKLLPGRTDNAVKNHWNSTIKRKVDTGGFLNETKESKSLYVLVEVDNKEKQSQMTAESQNVLPNWPVDISEIKEEESDEEVTGVQELPSELPAAGVAEQNVEGTPDDAVPEDGTSLSESPYKWVVEAANYLYPACNPAFSEALDMIESDPDGWCDLTQFDLPEEPSAGGSSGSASPARAAPGEAAPALPNVTEYRLDGHTISDLSRSSKGELIPISPHAEGSFGTPPSVLKRQKKRKISLSPVSENVTSTSMSFLDSCNSMTPKGTPVKTLPFSPSQFLNFWTKQDTLELENPSLTSTPVCSQKVIVTTPLHRDKTPLLQKNLAFVTPDQTYVVDNTPHTPTPFKNALEKYGPIRPLPQTPHLEEDLKEVLRSEAGIELIIEDDVKPEKQKRKQGLRRSPIKKVRKSLALDIVDEDMTQNLPALPKTVCFKRAQPVNFLSRSLSLSSSSRKNDSGLLNRAFVQVQPEKMSYRKMPSHFRPPAPMTRAWKAVACGGTRDQLFMQEKARQFLGTLKQSHTSRTLILS; from the exons ATGTTAGTGAGCCATTATGGGCAGAATGACTGGAAGTTCCTGGCCAGCCACTTTCCT AACCGCAGTGACCAGCAGTGTCAGTACCGGTGGCTGAGAGTGTTGAATCCAGACCTGGTTAAGGGTCCATGGACCAAAGAAGAGGATCAAAAG GTCATTGAACTGGTTAAAAAGTATGGCACCAAGCAGTGGACCCTGATAGCCAAGCACCTGAAGGGGCGCTTAGGGAAGCAGTGCCGGGAACGCTGGCATAACCACCTGAACCCTGAGGTGAAGAAATCCTCGTGGACAGAGGAGGAGGATCGCATCATATTTGAGGCCCACAAGGTCCTGGGGAATCGCTGGGCAGAGATTGCcaagctgctgcctgggag GACTGACAATGCTGTGAAGAATCACTGGAACTCCACCATCAAGCGGAAAGTGGACACGGGAGGTTTCCTCAATGAAACCAAGGAGTCCAAGTCTCTCTATGTCCTCGTGGAGGTGGATAACAAGGAGAAGCAAAGTCAGATGACAGCTGAGAGCCAG AACGTCCTGCCAAACTGGCCAGTGGATATCtctgaaataaaggaagaagaGAGTGATGAGGAAGTGACGGGTGTGCAGGAGTTGCCCTCggagctgccagctgcaggagtGGCAGAGCAGAACGTGGAGGGCACCCCAGATGATGCAGTGCCTGAGGATGGCACTTCACTGTCCGAGTCACCGTACAAATGGGTTGTTGAAGCTGCCAACTATTTGTACCCAGCTTGTAACCCAGCCTTCAGTGAAGCTCTGGACATGATTGAATCT GACCCGGATGGGTGGTGTGACCTGACCCAGTTTGACCTGCCCGAGGAGCCCTCGGCCggcggcagcagcggcagcGCCAGCCCGGCCAGAGCAGCGCCCGGTGAGGcggccccagccctgcccaatGTCACTGAGTACCGCCTGGATGGCCACACCATCTCTGacctgagcaggagcagcaagggAGAGCTCATCCCCATCTCCCCACACGCCGAGGGCAGCTTTGGCACCCCGCCCTCGGTGCTGAAGAGgcagaagaagaggaagatcTCCCTCTCGCCTGTCTCAGAGAATGTCACCAGCACCAGCATGTCCTTCCTGGACTCCTGCAACAGCATGACACCCAAGGGCACCCCTGTAAAGACACTGCCCTTCTCTCCATCTCAG ttCTTGAACTTTTGGACCAAACAGGATACACTAGAACTGGAGAACCCTTCCCTGACCTCCACACCTGTGTGCAGCCAGAAGGTGATTGTCACCACCCCACTGCACAGGGACAAGACCCCTCTGCTCCAGAAGAACTTAGC GTTTGTCACACCAGATCAGACATATGTGGTGGACAACACACCTCACACTCCCACGCCTTTCAAAAATGCCCTGGAGAAATATGGACCAATTAGACCTCTG CCCCAGACTCCTCACCTGGAAGAAGACTTGAAGGAGGTGCTCCGAAGTGAAGCTGGCATTGAACTCATCATAGAGGATGATGTGAAACCtgagaaacagaagaggaaacaagGG TTGCGCAGGAGTCCCATCAAGAAGGTCCGGAAGTCTCTGGCCCTGGATATCGTGGATGAAGATATGACACAAAACCTGCCTGCCCTCCCCAAGACTGTGTGTTTCAAAAGAGCCCAG CCTGTGAATTTCCTGTCAAGGTCCCTGAGCCTCTCCTCCTCGAGCAGGAAGAATGACAGTGGTTTGCTCAACAGAGCCTTCGTGCAAGTGCAGCCAGAGAAAATGTCCTACAGGAAAATGCCAAGCCATTTCAGGCCACCAGCACCG atgACCAGGGCTTGGAAAGCAGTGGCCTGTGGTGGAACTAGAGACCAACTCTTCATGCAGGAGAAAGCTCGACAGTTTTTGGGCACGTTGAAACAGAGTCACACATCAAGGACCTTAATCTTATCATGA